A window of Chryseobacterium shandongense genomic DNA:
ATCATAAAGCAAATATATAAAATGTAAACGTTTTACTTTATACAATCATAAAAATTTAAAAACACCTTCAATGAGGTGTTTTTAAATTTTTATGTTGATGAATTTATCTATTTAAAATCATGGCCGCTTCTTTGGCAAAATACGTAAAAATCATATCGGCTCCGGCTCTTTTAAAGCATGTAAGACTTTCGATAATGGTTTTATCGTTGTCCAGCCAGCCGTTCTGTGCTGCCGCTTTTACCATTGCATATTCTCCGCTTACATTGTACACTGCTATCGGAAGGTCAATAGCCTCACGAACTTTAGAAACAATATCCAGATATGGAAGTCCGGGTTTAATCATGATAATATCTGCGCCTTCTTCAATATCCTTGAACACTTCGTTCAATGCTTCCCGTGAATTATGAAAATCCATCTGATATGTTTTTTTATCCTTCGGAATTTCCTTATTATCTTTCGGTGCACTGTCTAAAGCACTTCTGAAGGGGCCATAAAAAGAGCTCGCATATTTTGCCGCATAACTTAGGATTCCTACATCGGTAAATCCGTTTTCCTCTAATGCTTCACGGATTACCTGCACTCTTCCGTCCATCATATCACTTGGCGCCACAATGTCTGCTCCAGCTTCCGCATGGGAAACTGACATTCTTGCCAAAGCGTCGTTGGTAGCATCATTTACGATTTTACCGTTTTCAATAATCCCGTCGTGACCATAAATGGAGTACGGATCCAAAGCTACATCAGGCATTACTACCATTTCCGGAACAGCATCCTTTATGGCTCTGATCGTATTTTGCATTAATCCGTTTTTGTTCCAGGCTTCTTTTCCAGTATTGTCCTTAAGATCATCTGACACTTTCATGTACAAATTGACTGCTTTTACTCCTAAAGAAAATAATTCCTTACACTCTTTTACTGTCAGATCAATGCTTCGCCTGAAAATCCCCGGCATCGATGCGATCGGTTCTTCTATATTTTTGCCCTCCATTACGAAGATCGGCATTACAAAATCACTTGTAGTAAGGGTGCATTCTCTTACCAGACTTCTAACAGATTCATTTACTCTCAGCCTTCTATTTCTTGAATGTATCATTTGGAATACTTTTTGAATGAAATTTAATGCAAATTTACTACAACTTAAACAAAAAAGTATTGCGGGAGATTGTAGAATTGTTTATTTTTGTTTTAATATATTTATAGAAATTATAATTTGATGAAAAAACTTTTACTTTTATTTATCTTTTTAGGCGCTTTTGTTGGATTTTCCAACAATGCTAAAGCTCAGATAAAGGAGCCGTCAGCATTTTCTCAGAAAGCTGATGATGGTGTCCTGGTTGCCTATCCGAATCCTGCAAAGGACTTTTTAATCGTTAAGGCAAAGGATTCAAATCTTAAAATTAAAAGTGTGACCTTCTATTCCATCTTAGGAACTCAGGTTGCTAATTATTCGGTAAATATGAATTCGGGGGAAATTAATATTGAAAAGTTAAAGCCCGGAAAATATTTGATTCGCTATATATTGAGCGACAACACCATGAAGGTTACACAAATCGTTAAACAATAATTAAATCCTGATAATCATCAGGATTTTTTCTTTTAGATTAATCTGTTTTCAATAATTCCGTAACTTTCGGAACTTTTTCATACTAATCAGTAAAAACAATTTAATGCTAAAAGCTGAACATATCAGAAAGACTTACAATGCCGGTAAAAAAGTAGCGCTGGATGACTTCAGCATCCATGTTCCGAAAGGAAGCGTGTATGGTCTTTTAGGACCGAACGGAGCTGGTAAAACTTCATTCATCCGCATCATTAATCAGATTACCCAGGCAGATTCGGGGGATATTACGATTAACGGGCAGAAACTCAATCCGGGTCATATTAGAGATATCGGCTACATGCCTGAAGAAAGAGGTCTTTATAAAAACATGACTGTGGGAGATCAGCTTCTTTATTTTGGGGAGCTTAAGGGAATGAGCAAAAATGATGCTTTGAATGAAGCAAAAAAATGGTTTGACAAGCTTCATATTGACCAATGGTGGAAAAAGAAGCTGTCTGAGCTTTCTAAAGGTATGGCGCAAAAGATTCAGTTTGTAGTTACCGTTCTTCACAGGCCCAATTTACTGATTCTTGATGAACCTTTTTCTGGTTTTGATCCTGTAAATGCCAATCTTATCAAAGATCAGATCATTGATCTTAAAAACAACGGAACGACCATTATTTTGTCTACACACCGCATGGAGAGCGTGGAAGAGATGTGTGATTACGTTGCGCTGATTAATAACTCAAAAAAAATTATTGACGGAAGGGTATTTGATGTAAGGGAAAAATTCAAAAAAAATATTTTCGGAATTACACTTTCGGAAGTACAGGAGTTCCAGCTTGAAAACTTCAGAAAAAGATATGACATTTTCAATATCATCAATGAAAATAATCTCATTTCCTTTGATCTAAAGAACGAAACTAATCAAAATGATATTTTGCTGGATCTTGTTAATGTTGGAAAAGTCCGATCGTTCGATGAGAAAATTCCGAGTATGAATGAGGTTTTTATTAATGCAGTAAGCAGCAATTTTTAATTATGAATAATATTTTTTTAATTACAAAAAGGGAATTCCTGACGCAGGTTAAGAAGAAATCTTTCATTATACTTACAATTCTTGCTCCTATTCTTCTTATCGCTTTCGGAGCGGTAATCGGTCTTATGTTTAAGGCTAATGAATCTCACAGCGTCATTGAAGTGGTGGATAAAAGCGGGTTATTTTGCAATCAGCTGAAATCTTCCGACCAATTGAAGTATGTGTTTGTTTCGGCAGCAGACGAAAAGTCAAAAATCGAAAATCTGAAAGACAATGAGTCGTTAGACGGCATTTTGATTTTACCGGAACTCAAAAATGATAATTTTAATGATCTTCAGAAAAATACGAGGCTTATCGTTAACAGCAAAATAGGCTTTGATACAAAGCAGAAAATAGTTTCTGATATTATTGAGATCATTAAGAAAGAAAAAATAAAGCAATTAGGTATTTCGGAAAGCCAGCTCATCAATCTTGATAAGAGTTTTACTCTGAAAACAATTAATGTTTCTGAAAATAACAAGGAAGATTCTGACCTTGCTTTTGGGGTAAAAAGTGGATTGAGCATACTTCTGATGTATGTTACGTTCATGTTTATTATCATCTATGGCGTTCGTGTGATGCGCAGCGTGCTTGAAGAAAAAAACAACCGTGTTGTAGAGATCATCATATCTTCGGTGAAACCTTTTGAGCTGATGATGGGTAAAATTTTAGGAGTAACGCTTGTCGCTTTAACACAGTTTGTTGTCTGGATCACCATGTCTGTAATCGGGGCACTGGTTTTGAATACCGGATTTTCCTCTATTCAGAAAAATATTCCCGGCGGAAATGAAGAACTTACTGATAAGCTTGATATTACTCAAATTGCCACCCAAGTTTCCCATAGTTTACTAGAGCTCAATTTCCCTCTTATTATCTTTGTTTTTATTGTATTTTTCCTTTTGGGGTATATTTTTTACAGTTCCATATATGCAGCCATTGGATCTGCGGTTGATAATGAGACGGAGACACAACAGTTTACCCTGTTTGCTATTCTTCCTTTAATGTTAGGAATGTATGGTAGTTTTTCCTTAATGAATAATCCGGATGGCCCACTCGGTTTCTGGCTTTCAATTATCCCTTTCACCTCTCCGGTTGCCATGATTGCGCGAATACCTTTCGGCGTACCGGCATGGCAGATTGCCTTATCAATTGCCTTACTTCTTGGGACAACTATTTTTATGATTTTTTTAGCAGGAAAAATATACAGAGTAGGGATTTTGATGTATGGAAATAAAGCTACCTTAAAGGAGCTTTGGAAGTGGATAAAAGGATAATTTCCTACGATTAAATAAATAAAATTCCCGAAGCCTTGCTTCGGGAATTTTTTATGTTTAGAAATTAATAATTTCTTATCTGAAAATATAATTAATACCTAAACTTAGAACCTGCTCAGATTTGTTTTTATTGGTTCCGTTCGGTTCTTTGTCAAGTCCGGGATAAGTATTGGAAAGTCCAAAATCGTATCTCGCGGTTACCTCCAACTGCCTTTTGTAGCTATAGCCAAACCCAAACCCGATTCCAAAATTAAAGCTATTTGCTTTTCCATCGACATCAGGCAAGGACGCTACAGTAACATCAGGATCATAATAAGGTCTTGATACAGGAGCATCTTTTACACGCTGATTTATCAAGAAATTAAATCTTGGCCCTATCAATCCGAAGAATTCTGATTCTGCTTCGGAAAAATAAGCCTTAAAGCTGACCGGTACACTAAGATAATCATTGGCATAAACAGCATCATAACCGTCTTTACCTTTAGCATCCTTATCTTTTCCTGTTTCTCCTGCTCCGAAATATTGTATTTCAGGCTGAATAAAAAACTGGTTTGCACTTCCAACAGGAATCAAAGCGAGAACTCCCGCCTGTACTGTAAGTCTTCTTCCTGAGGGATTGTGAGCGTTTTTCACTGCCGAAAGATTACCTCCGGCAGACACTCCGAATCTTGTACTGCTGAAATCAATCTGTGCAAAAGACATCACCGACAATAACAAGACGGAGGGTAATAAAATTTTTTTCATTGTGTATATTTTAAAATTATGCTAATACTTTAGCCACGGTAACACCAATGTCAGCAGGGGAATCTACTACATTGATCCCGTTTTCTCTCATGATCTCCATCTTTGCCTGAGCTGTATCTTCAGCACCACCAACGATAGCACCTGCGTGCCCCATTGTTCTTCCTTTAGGAGCTGTTTGTCCGGCTATAAAACCTACGACAGGTTTTGTAGAACCGCTGGCTTTATACCATCTTGCAGCTTCCGCTTCAAGACCACCACCGATTTCTCCGATCATTACCACTGCCTCCGTTTCAGGATCATTGATGAATAATTCCAAAGCTTCTCTGGTAGTTGTCCCGATAATAGGGTCTCCACCAATACCAATTGCTGTAGAAATACCGAAACCGGCTCTTACAACCTGATCTGCAGCTTCATAAGTAAGAGTACCTGATTTTGAAACGATACCTACTTTACCTTTTTTGAAAACGAAACCTGGCATAATACCAATTTTAGCTTCTTCAGAAGTAATGATTCCCGGGCAATTCGGACCAATTAATCTGCAGTCTCTGTCGGCAATGTAAGATTTTACTTTCACCATATCTGCTACAGGAATACCTTCGGTAATACATACAATTACTTTGATCCCTGCTTCTGCAGCTTCCATAATGGCATCAGCCGCAAATGCAGGCGGTACGAAAATGATACTCACGTTTGCTCCGGCTTTTGCAACGGCATCAGCTACAGTGTTGAATACCGGCTTTCCAAGGTGCTCGCTTCCTCCTTTTCCCGGAGTAACACCACCTACTACGTTGGTTCCGTATTCGATCATCTGGCTTGCGTGGAAAGTACCTTCATTTCCCGTAAATCCTTGTACAATTACTTTAGAATCTTTGTTTACTAAAATTGACATTTTATTATTTATTTAATTTATTTATTAATTTTTAAATGCACACAAATTTAATTAAATTTCTTTGATTTAAGATAAATCTAAACAATTTGTTTATTTGAGATTTCTCAGTTTAACCTCTTTTTTCAGATAGGTTCTAAAGTCTTCTGCAAGGAAACCAAAGTATGTTCCTTTAGACAAATCCCGGTTTACTCCTGCTTTGGCGAGCAAAACTGTACCTTTTTCTATTCTGAGACCTGATGCAATCCCGACCTGTCCCCAAATAGTAACTTCATCTTCAATGATACAGCAGCCCGCGATTCCTGTTTGGGAAGCAATAAGACATTTTTTTCCGATTACGGTATCATGTCCGATCTGAATCTGGTTGTCCAACACTGATCCCTCTCCGATAACCGTAGAGTCTGTCACTCCTCTGTCTATCGTACATCCGTTTCCTATTTCAACATTGTTCCCGATCACAACATTTCCAACCGAAATCAGGCGGTCAAAATTTCCATCTAATTTTCTGTAGTAAAATGCGTCACCTCCCAATACTGTATTCGACTGGATAACAACATTATCGCCAATTACTGTTCTGTCGCCGATCACTACATTAGGAAAGATAAGCGTATTCTTTCCGATTTTTACATTGTTTCCGATTACTGCAGAACGGTGAATATGCGTTCCTTCACCAATTTCAACGTCGTGAAGTTCTTCCGTGAAGTTATAGATTCTTGTAAAGTGGGTATTGATTTTATTAAAATCCCGGAAAGGATCTTCAGAAACCAGAAGAGCCTTACCGTCGGGGCACTCTACTTCTTTATCGATAAGGATAATAGTGGCTGCGGAATTCAGAGCTTTATCGTAATATTTAGGATGGTTTACAAAAACAATATCTCCTGGTCGAACCATATGTATTTCATTGGTTCCCAGCACCTGAAAATCTTCGGGGCCAATATATTTAGCTCCGATAATTTCGGCAATTGTTCTAAGTTTTTGTGGTTGATGAAACGTCATATTTTAATGAGGTTTAAATTTATCGAAACATGTCAAATAGTATCGGACTTATATCTGATTCTATTATAAATCGTCCCTTCGGGACTCTTTGAAACTTTTATAAACAAAAATTCGGTTTGCTCTCGCATTCCGAATTTCTGTAAGCTGTATTAAAATTATTCTTTAACTCTCTCTAAGTAAGAAGCATCTTCGGTACTTACTTTAATTTTGTCTCCCGGTTCGATAAATAAAGGAACCATTACTCTTGCTCCTGTTTCAACGATCGCGTTTTTAAGAGCATTGGTTGCAGTGTTTCCTTTTACACCAGGATCAGCTTCCACCACTTCGAGGTAAACAGATTGTGGTAATTCTGCAGAAAGAGGAGTTTCATCTGCTTCTTTCAGGATAATAGTTACTTCTTCACCTGCTTTCATAAGATTTGAGTTTTCAATCATTTCCTTGTTCAGGTATAATTGAGAGAAGTCATCATTATTCATGAAGTGAAATCCATTCTCATCATCATAGAGATACTGATATTTTCTGGTGATCACTTTTACTTCGTCGATTTTGTGACCTGCAGAGAAGGTATTATCAATTACTTTTCCGTTGGTTACAGATTTTAGTTTTGTTCTAACGAAAGCAGGACCTTTTCCTGGTTTTACGTGAAGGAATTCGATAACTTTATAAATATCGTTGCTGTACTCAATGCAAAGTCCTTTTCTGATATCGTTACTTGTTGCCATTAATTTTGTATATAATTATTTTCTTTTATTAAATTGTATGCCCTCTCCCTGCGGTACCATTCTGTTGAATGTATTGTTATTGAAAGTATTTACATTGTTCTGCAAACGGTTCACATTCATCTGAACTTCGGAATTGTACGGGTTGGCCGTTCCAAAAATAGAGTTTGAATTATCCTTTTTCAAGATAGATTTAAAATTACTTTGGGCGAGGCTGTCATTAGACTTCACAGGAAGCTTTCTCTCCAAAATGGAAGCCTTTGTTGTTTTCTGAGTTTTTAATCCTTCCGTTTGCTGTCCAAACGCATAAGTTGCTGAAAGCGTAAGAAAAAAGACTAAAATTTTCATATCTAATTTTGCTGATTATTCTTTTCCGGTTCCGTATCCTTTGACGATTCCTCTCGGAGAATTCTGGATAAACTGAAGAATCTCATCTCTTTCGGCTGTAGGCAGCATTTCTTTTTCGATATGTGAAATCGCCTGGGAAACATTCATTTTCATCTGGAAAATTGCTCTGTAAATCTTTTGGATCTCGAATATTTTTTCATTCGTAAATCCTCTTCTTCTTAATCCTACAGAATTGATTCCGGCATAAGACATTGGTTCTCTCGCAACTTTTACATAAGGCGGAATATCTTTTCTTACCAGCGTTCCTCCGGAGATCATCACATGTTTGCCTATTTTACCAAACTGATGGACTGCGGATAATCCTCCCATTACAGTATAATCACCAATTTCTACATGTCCCGCAATACCGCAACCGTTTACAATGATCACGTGGTCACCAATTACACAATCATGTGCAATGTGCGAGGTTGCCATGATGAGGCAGTTTTTCCCGATTTTGGTAAATCCGAGTGCTTTTGTTCCTCTATTTACGGTAACACATTCTCTGATAGTAGTTTCGTCACCGATAATAACTTGGGTATCTTCACCATCGAATTTTAAATCCTGAGGAATTGCAGAAATTACTGTTCCCGGGAAAATTCTGCAGTTTTTACCAATTCTTGCACCATCCATGATGGTAACATTGGGACCTATCCATGTTCCTTCTCCTATTTCGACGTCCCCTGCAATGGTAGTAAAAGGTTCTACGATTACATTTTTGCTGATTTTCGCACGCTTATCTACGGCTGCTAATTGATGAATCATTTAATCAACTTTATTTTTTGCAACTTGAGCCATTAATTCTGCTTCTACCGCAATCGCATCTCCTACATATCCATAGCCCTGCATGTGGACGATTCCTCTTCTGATCGGCTCGATCAATTCAATCTTGAAAATGATAGTATCTCCCGGCACTACTTTTCTTTTGAATTTTACTTTATCAATTTTTATGAAATAGGTAGAGTAATTTTCAGGATCCGGAACACTTGCCAAGACAAGAATTCCTCCTGTCTGCGCTAGAGCTTCTACCTGTAAAACTCCAGGCATTACAGGCTCTTTCGGAAAATGCCCAACAAAAAACGGTTCGTTCATGGTAACATTTTTCAGCCCTACAACATGAGAGTCGGAAAGCTCCAGAATTTTATCAATTAATAAAAACGGTGGCCTGTGAGGCATCAGCTTCATGATTCCGTTGATATCAAAAACGGGTTCCTTCGTAAGGTCGAAATCCGGGACATTTTTCTTTTTCTGCAGCTTCCACTGGCGGTTAAGTTTTTTTGCAAACTGGGTATTTACATAATGTCCGGGTTTGTTGGCAATCACTTTCCCTTTTATTTTCACTCCTGCTAAAGCGAGGTCACCAATCACGTCGAGTAATTTGTGTCTTGCTGCTTCATTAGGATAGTTTAAATTCAAATTATCCAGAATTCCGTTCGGTCTTATGGAAACATTATCTTTGCCGAAAGCTTTTTTCAGTTTTTCTGTAGTTTCGGGAGTGAGATCCTTATCTACATATACAATCGCATTGGAAATATCTCCACCTTTAATAAGACCGTGATCCAAAAGCATTTCCAGCTCATGTAAGAAGCTGAATGTTCTTGCAGAGGAAATCTCATCTTTAAATTCTGAAATATTTTTAAGAGTAGCATTTTGGGTTCCCAAAACTTTAGTCCCGAAATCTACCATTGTTGTTACTTCGTAAGTATCTGAAGGAATGATTGTGATTTCAGATCCAGTAGCGGGATCGCTGTAGGTGAGAACTTCTTTTACAACCAGATATTCTCTGGCAACATTTTGTTCTACAACCCCCACACTTTCAATAGCTTCAACAAAATATTTCGAAGATCCATCCAAAATAGGAGGTTCTGAAGCATCCATTTCGAGAATTGCATTGTCGATATCACAACCTACCAATGCTGCTAAAAGATGCTCGCAAGTTGTAATTTTTACGCCTAATTTTTCTAGTGTTGTTCCTCTTTCTGTAGCTACTACATAGTTCACATCTGCTTCTACCTGGGGATGCCCTTCAAGATCTGTTCTTACAAAAACAAAACCTGTATTTTCTTTAGCAGGTTTCATGGTTAGTTTTACTTCTTTACCAGTATGAAGTCCGATCCCGGAAAGTGTTACTTCTTGCTGAAGCGTTTTTTGCATATCACTCATTAGTTTAATCTTTTGAGTTATTCTCAAGATTTTTTATTCTGTTAACGATTTCAGTAAAGTTTCTGAAATGAATATAGTTCCTCAGATAATCATTATAATTAATTGCCGGTGAGCCGTACAGTGTTTCTTTATCATTGATGCTTGAATTCACCCCGCTTTGAGCCTGAATTTTCACCTGGTTTCCTATTTTAATATGACCTACAATACCAACCTGTCCGCCTATCTGATTCCAGTCTCCGATGTTTGTAGATCCTGCAATACCGGCCTGTGCCGCTATTACATTATTTTTTCCTATTTTAACATTGTGCGCGATTTGAATCAGGTTATCAATTTTTGTCCCTTTTCCTATAACGGTAGAACCAATTGTTGCTCGGTCAATACTACAATTTGAACCAATTTCCACATCATCTTCAATGATAACATTTCCGAGCTGCGGAATTTTTTTGAAGCCTTCCGATGTCGGCTGAAAGCCGAATCCATCTCCACCGATTACTGTATTGGAATGAATTACACAATTGTCTCCGATAATGCAGTAGTCATAGATCCGTGCACCACTGTCTATTTTACAGTTTTTACCGATCTTCACTCCTTTCCCAATATAAACTTGAGGATAAATCTGTGATCCCTCTCCGATCTTCGCTTTTTCCGAAACATAAGTGAAAGCTCCGATATAAGCTTTATCACCGATTATGGCTGTATCGTGGATTGAAGAGCCATTTTCGATACCTTCTTTTCTACCCTGCATTTCCTGGTAGAGGTTCATGAGTATCTGGAAGGAAAGATAGGCATCTTTCACCGATATAATGGTAGGATTATAAGAATCTTTGGTTATAAGACTTTCTGAAACAATGATAACAGAGCATTTCGAGTTATCCAGATAATGCGTAAATCTATCTTGCGCTATAAAAGAAAGATGCCCTGTTTCTCCGCTTTCAATAGGTGAAACTCCTGTAATAAGTGCATTCTCGTCACCTATTATTTTTCCGTCAATAAAACTTGCAATTTGCGAAGCTGTAAATTCCATATTCTGCAAAGATAAGAAATTCTATAATTCGCAAACATTTTTTGGTTTTAGGAAATTAAAATTTTAATACTATTTAAGAAATTATATTTTAAATATCGCGAGGAAATGTAAGAATGTACCGTGTCGTCTTATTCGTCATGAGCCCTGATAAAAGCTGGTCTTCCGACTCCTCAAGCCTGATTTTTCTTCCGCTCTTCTGCAGGAGATAAATAGGCTGCTTTTCGGTATCATAAGGAAGGAGTTTTCTTTTGATTTCGTGAACGAGTTGATCACCATTATCAATTCCGAAAAAATCATTAGTTTTTTTTATTTTTTCTTTAATAAATTCCTGTTCAAAAGGGTGTGATGAGATAATTGTTCTGGGAAGGTTCCTCTGTATTACACATTTACACCAATATGAAAGTATATGGTCATTCGCACTTTGCCATG
This region includes:
- the sucD gene encoding succinate--CoA ligase subunit alpha, yielding MSILVNKDSKVIVQGFTGNEGTFHASQMIEYGTNVVGGVTPGKGGSEHLGKPVFNTVADAVAKAGANVSIIFVPPAFAADAIMEAAEAGIKVIVCITEGIPVADMVKVKSYIADRDCRLIGPNCPGIITSEEAKIGIMPGFVFKKGKVGIVSKSGTLTYEAADQVVRAGFGISTAIGIGGDPIIGTTTREALELFINDPETEAVVMIGEIGGGLEAEAARWYKASGSTKPVVGFIAGQTAPKGRTMGHAGAIVGGAEDTAQAKMEIMRENGINVVDSPADIGVTVAKVLA
- a CDS encoding T9SS type A sorting domain-containing protein, with product MKKLLLLFIFLGAFVGFSNNAKAQIKEPSAFSQKADDGVLVAYPNPAKDFLIVKAKDSNLKIKSVTFYSILGTQVANYSVNMNSGEINIEKLKPGKYLIRYILSDNTMKVTQIVKQ
- the hemB gene encoding porphobilinogen synthase; translation: MIHSRNRRLRVNESVRSLVRECTLTTSDFVMPIFVMEGKNIEEPIASMPGIFRRSIDLTVKECKELFSLGVKAVNLYMKVSDDLKDNTGKEAWNKNGLMQNTIRAIKDAVPEMVVMPDVALDPYSIYGHDGIIENGKIVNDATNDALARMSVSHAEAGADIVAPSDMMDGRVQVIREALEENGFTDVGILSYAAKYASSFYGPFRSALDSAPKDNKEIPKDKKTYQMDFHNSREALNEVFKDIEEGADIIMIKPGLPYLDIVSKVREAIDLPIAVYNVSGEYAMVKAAAQNGWLDNDKTIIESLTCFKRAGADMIFTYFAKEAAMILNR
- a CDS encoding ABC transporter ATP-binding protein, producing MLKAEHIRKTYNAGKKVALDDFSIHVPKGSVYGLLGPNGAGKTSFIRIINQITQADSGDITINGQKLNPGHIRDIGYMPEERGLYKNMTVGDQLLYFGELKGMSKNDALNEAKKWFDKLHIDQWWKKKLSELSKGMAQKIQFVVTVLHRPNLLILDEPFSGFDPVNANLIKDQIIDLKNNGTTIILSTHRMESVEEMCDYVALINNSKKIIDGRVFDVREKFKKNIFGITLSEVQEFQLENFRKRYDIFNIINENNLISFDLKNETNQNDILLDLVNVGKVRSFDEKIPSMNEVFINAVSSNF
- a CDS encoding bifunctional UDP-3-O-[3-hydroxymyristoyl] N-acetylglucosamine deacetylase/3-hydroxyacyl-ACP dehydratase, with the protein product MSDMQKTLQQEVTLSGIGLHTGKEVKLTMKPAKENTGFVFVRTDLEGHPQVEADVNYVVATERGTTLEKLGVKITTCEHLLAALVGCDIDNAILEMDASEPPILDGSSKYFVEAIESVGVVEQNVAREYLVVKEVLTYSDPATGSEITIIPSDTYEVTTMVDFGTKVLGTQNATLKNISEFKDEISSARTFSFLHELEMLLDHGLIKGGDISNAIVYVDKDLTPETTEKLKKAFGKDNVSIRPNGILDNLNLNYPNEAARHKLLDVIGDLALAGVKIKGKVIANKPGHYVNTQFAKKLNRQWKLQKKKNVPDFDLTKEPVFDINGIMKLMPHRPPFLLIDKILELSDSHVVGLKNVTMNEPFFVGHFPKEPVMPGVLQVEALAQTGGILVLASVPDPENYSTYFIKIDKVKFKRKVVPGDTIIFKIELIEPIRRGIVHMQGYGYVGDAIAVEAELMAQVAKNKVD
- the efp gene encoding elongation factor P — protein: MATSNDIRKGLCIEYSNDIYKVIEFLHVKPGKGPAFVRTKLKSVTNGKVIDNTFSAGHKIDEVKVITRKYQYLYDDENGFHFMNNDDFSQLYLNKEMIENSNLMKAGEEVTIILKEADETPLSAELPQSVYLEVVEADPGVKGNTATNALKNAIVETGARVMVPLFIEPGDKIKVSTEDASYLERVKE
- a CDS encoding ABC transporter permease — translated: MNNIFLITKREFLTQVKKKSFIILTILAPILLIAFGAVIGLMFKANESHSVIEVVDKSGLFCNQLKSSDQLKYVFVSAADEKSKIENLKDNESLDGILILPELKNDNFNDLQKNTRLIVNSKIGFDTKQKIVSDIIEIIKKEKIKQLGISESQLINLDKSFTLKTINVSENNKEDSDLAFGVKSGLSILLMYVTFMFIIIYGVRVMRSVLEEKNNRVVEIIISSVKPFELMMGKILGVTLVALTQFVVWITMSVIGALVLNTGFSSIQKNIPGGNEELTDKLDITQIATQVSHSLLELNFPLIIFVFIVFFLLGYIFYSSIYAAIGSAVDNETETQQFTLFAILPLMLGMYGSFSLMNNPDGPLGFWLSIIPFTSPVAMIARIPFGVPAWQIALSIALLLGTTIFMIFLAGKIYRVGILMYGNKATLKELWKWIKG
- a CDS encoding porin family protein encodes the protein MKKILLPSVLLLSVMSFAQIDFSSTRFGVSAGGNLSAVKNAHNPSGRRLTVQAGVLALIPVGSANQFFIQPEIQYFGAGETGKDKDAKGKDGYDAVYANDYLSVPVSFKAYFSEAESEFFGLIGPRFNFLINQRVKDAPVSRPYYDPDVTVASLPDVDGKANSFNFGIGFGFGYSYKRQLEVTARYDFGLSNTYPGLDKEPNGTNKNKSEQVLSLGINYIFR
- a CDS encoding UDP-3-O-(3-hydroxymyristoyl)glucosamine N-acyltransferase; its protein translation is MTFHQPQKLRTIAEIIGAKYIGPEDFQVLGTNEIHMVRPGDIVFVNHPKYYDKALNSAATIILIDKEVECPDGKALLVSEDPFRDFNKINTHFTRIYNFTEELHDVEIGEGTHIHRSAVIGNNVKIGKNTLIFPNVVIGDRTVIGDNVVIQSNTVLGGDAFYYRKLDGNFDRLISVGNVVIGNNVEIGNGCTIDRGVTDSTVIGEGSVLDNQIQIGHDTVIGKKCLIASQTGIAGCCIIEDEVTIWGQVGIASGLRIEKGTVLLAKAGVNRDLSKGTYFGFLAEDFRTYLKKEVKLRNLK
- the lpxA gene encoding acyl-ACP--UDP-N-acetylglucosamine O-acyltransferase, translating into MIHQLAAVDKRAKISKNVIVEPFTTIAGDVEIGEGTWIGPNVTIMDGARIGKNCRIFPGTVISAIPQDLKFDGEDTQVIIGDETTIRECVTVNRGTKALGFTKIGKNCLIMATSHIAHDCVIGDHVIIVNGCGIAGHVEIGDYTVMGGLSAVHQFGKIGKHVMISGGTLVRKDIPPYVKVAREPMSYAGINSVGLRRRGFTNEKIFEIQKIYRAIFQMKMNVSQAISHIEKEMLPTAERDEILQFIQNSPRGIVKGYGTGKE
- the lpxD gene encoding UDP-3-O-(3-hydroxymyristoyl)glucosamine N-acyltransferase, with the translated sequence MEFTASQIASFIDGKIIGDENALITGVSPIESGETGHLSFIAQDRFTHYLDNSKCSVIIVSESLITKDSYNPTIISVKDAYLSFQILMNLYQEMQGRKEGIENGSSIHDTAIIGDKAYIGAFTYVSEKAKIGEGSQIYPQVYIGKGVKIGKNCKIDSGARIYDYCIIGDNCVIHSNTVIGGDGFGFQPTSEGFKKIPQLGNVIIEDDVEIGSNCSIDRATIGSTVIGKGTKIDNLIQIAHNVKIGKNNVIAAQAGIAGSTNIGDWNQIGGQVGIVGHIKIGNQVKIQAQSGVNSSINDKETLYGSPAINYNDYLRNYIHFRNFTEIVNRIKNLENNSKD